In one window of Eretmochelys imbricata isolate rEreImb1 chromosome 21, rEreImb1.hap1, whole genome shotgun sequence DNA:
- the LHFPL5 gene encoding LHFPL tetraspan subfamily member 5 protein yields MGRMLPAQEAARIYHTNYVRNARAMGVLWALFTLCFAIVIVVSFIQPYWIGDSINTPQAGYFGLFSYCIGNALTGELICKGSPLDFGTIPSSAFKTAMFFVGISTFLIIGCILCFSLFFFCNSATVYNICAWMQLAAAGGLMIGCLIYPDGWDSNEVKRMCGDKTDKYTLGACTVRWAFILCIIGILDALILSFLAFVLGNRQDNLLPDDFKVENKGNGLTLFSPPLAQ; encoded by the exons ATGGGGAGGATGCTGCCAGCCCAGGAAGCAGCCCGGATCTACCACACCAACTACGTGCGGAATGCCCGGGCCATGGGGGTGCTGTGGGCGCTCTTCACCCTCTGCTTCGCCATCGTCATAGTGGTGAGCTTCATCCAACCCTACTGGATCGGTGACAGCATCAACACCCCGCAGGCGGGCTACTTCGGCCTCTTCTCCTACTGCATTGGCAACGCCCTGACCGGCGAGCTCATCTGCAAGGGCAGCCCCCTGGACTTTGGCACCATCCCCTCCAGTGCCTTCAAAACGGCCATGTTCTTCGTGGGCATCTCCACCTTCCTCATCATCGGCTGCATCCTCTGCTTCAGCCTGTTCTTCTTCTGCAATTCAGCCACCGTCTACAACATCTGTGCCTGGATGCAGCTGGCGGCAG cGGGCGGCCTAATGATAGGTTGCCTGATCTACCCGGATGGTTGGGATTCCAATGAAGTGAAGCGCATGTGCGGGGACAAAACTGACAAATACACACTAGGGGCGTGCACCGTGCGCTGGGCCTTCATCCTCTGCATTATTGGGATCCTCGACGCCCTCATCCTCTCCTTCCTGGCCTTTGTTCTAGGGAACCGGCAAGATAACCTCCTCCCAGACGATTTCAAAGTAGAAAATAAAGGTAATGGCCTCACTTTGTTCTCTCCCCCGCTCGCCCAGTAG
- the SRPK1 gene encoding SRSF protein kinase 1 isoform X2, whose amino-acid sequence MFMLSLRPETQHRGPATHSENDLPEQEEEILGSDDDEQEDPNDYCKGGYHLVKIGDLFNGRYHVIRKLGWGHFSTVWLSWDIQGKRFVAMKVVKSAEHYTETALDEIKLLKSVRNTDPNDPNREMVVQLLDDFKISGVNGSHICMVFEVLGHHLLKWIIKSNYQGLPLPCVKRIIQQVLQGLDYLHTKCRIIHTDIKPENILLCVNEQYIRRLAAEATEWQRSGAPPPSGSAVSTAPQPKPADKMSKNKKKKLKKKQKRQAELLEKRMQEIEEMEKEASPVQTQPEEQEEARNPLEMLLKESPPDEGVPGNLDEVAHVQERSILMEGSMEKCIPEINCNGMVQMTAFSDSSNQGSGRLEEDLHNANDCDEHPLAQEEDSFHSCNYSQRNGDSENRSQEVMSDSCVPLISEVLDSMVYQPTSSEEQSFNEQEISQLQESIRAEIPSEDENENNGPSENKGKSTAGNFLLNPLEPRNADKLKVKIADLGNACWVHKHFTEDIQTRQYRSLEVLIGSGYNTPADIWSTACMAFELATGDYLFEPHSGEDYSRDEDHIALIIELLGKIPRKLIVAGKYSKEFFTKKGDLKHITKLKPWGLFEVLVEKYEWSQDEAAAFTDFLLPMLELIPEKRATAAECLRHPWLNS is encoded by the exons ATGTTCATGCTCTCTCTCAGGCCTGAAACTCAGCATCGAGGCCCTGCTACTCATTCAGAGAATGATCTCCCTGAACAAGAGGAGGAAATCCTGGGATCAGATGATGATGAACAGGAGGATCCAAATGATTACTGTAAAG GTGGTTATCATCTTGTGAAAATAGGAGATCTATTCAATGGGCGATACCATGTGATCCGGAAACTAGGATGGGGGCATTTTTCCACTGTGTGGCTATCTTGGGACATTCA GGGGAAGAGGTTTGTGGCGATGAAAGTAGTAAAGAGTGCTGAGCACTATACAGAAACAGCACTGGATGAAATCAAACTGCTGAAGTCG GTCCGCAACACTGACCCCAATGATCCAAATAGAGAGATGGTGGTTCAGTTATtagatgacttcaagatctcagGAGTGAATGGCTCCC ATATCTGTATGGTGTTTGAAGTTCTAGGGCATCATCTCCTGAAGTGGATCATCAAGTCAAATTACCAGGGCCTTCCACTCCCATGTGTCAAAAGAATCATCCAACAG GTTCTACAGGGTCTGGATTACTTGCACACGAAGTGTCGGATAATCCATACAGATATTAAACCCGAGAACATTCTGCTGTGTGTTAACGAACAGTACATCCGCAGGCTGGCTGCAGAAGCAACAGAATGGCAGAGATCTGGGGCGCCCCCTCCTTCTGGCTCTGCAG tGAGTACTGCACCTCAGCCCAAACCA GCTGACAAAATGtcaaagaataagaaaaaaaaattgaagaaaaagcAGAAACGGCAGGCAGAGCTACTGGAGAAGCGAATGCAGGAGATAGAGGAGATGGAAAAGGAGGcaagccctgtacaaacacagcctgaagagcaggaagaagctCGGAACCCTCTTGAGATGCTCTTAAAAGAGAGCCCACCTGATGAAGGGGTACCAGGAAACCTGG ATGAAGTTGCCCATGTTCAAGAGCGAAGTATCCTAATGGAAGGCAGCATGGAAAAATGCATACCGGAAATCAACTGCAACGGCATGGTACAAATGACTGCCTTCTCAGACTCCAGCAACCAAGGGTCTGGGAGGCTTGAGGAGGACCTTCATAATGCCAATGACTGTGATGAGCACCCTCTGGCACAGGAAGAGGACAGCTTCCATAGCTGTAATTACAGCCAGCGTAACGGAGACTCGGAGAACAGGTCACAAGAAGTAATGTCGGACTCATGCGTGCCCTTAATTTCTGAGGTGCTAGATTCCATGGTGTATCAGCCAACTTCAAGTGAAGAGCAATCGTTCAATGAGCAGGAGATCAGCCAGTTGCAAGAGAGTATACGTGCAGAGATACCCTCAGAGGATGAGAATGAGAATAATGGCCCATCTGAGAACAAAG GGAAATCCACTGCTGGGAATTTTCTCCTTAATCCCCTTGAGCCCAGGAATGCAGATAAGCTCAAAGTGAAGATAGCTGACCTAGGAAATGCCTGCTGGGTG caCAAGCACTTCACTGAGGACATTCAGACAAGGCAGTACCGGTCCCTGGAGGTGCTGATAGGATCTGGGTATAACACCCCAGCTGATATTTGGAGCACAGCCTGTATG gCCTTTGAACTAGCCACAGGAGACTACCTGTTTGAGCCCCACTCTGGAGAAGACTACTCCCGGGATGAAG ATCACATTGCATTGATCATAGAACTTCTGGGGAAAATACCTCGCAAGCTCATTGTGGCAGGAAAATATTCCAAGgagtttttcaccaaaaaag GGGATCTGAAACACATCACCAAACTGAAGCCCTGGGGCCTTTTTGAAGTTCTGGTGGAGAAATACGAGTGGTCCCAAGATGAGGCAGCTGCATTCACAGACTTCTTATTACCTATGTTGGAGCTGATTCCAGAGAAACGGGCTACAGCAGCTGAGTGTCTCAGGCACCCCTGGCTTAACTCCTAG